The Flavobacterium faecale genomic sequence TCTTAGAAAGTTAGAAGTTATTTAAGTACTTATTTATAGCAGTAAAATATATTCATTATTTTTTAATGTAAAAACAAAATACTATGAAAGGAATTATATTAGCAGGAGGTTCAGGAACTCGATTGCATCCGTTAACACTTGCCGTGAGCAAGCAAATGATGCCAGTTTATGACAAACCAATGATATATTATCCGCTCTCGACTATAATGTCTGCAGGTATTAATGAAATTTTAATTATTTCAACACCACACGACTTACCAAATTTCAAGAAGCTATTGGGAAATGGAAGCACATTAGGGTGTAAATTTACTTATGCTGAGCAAGCAATACCAAATGGTTTAGCGCAGGCGTTTGTAATTGGTGAGGAGTTTATTGGTAATGATAGTGTTGCACTTGTTTTGGGAGATAATATTTTCTTTGGCTCAAATATGAAAGAGTTACTGCAAGCGAATAGAAACCCAGAAGGTGGTGTGGTTTTTGCTTACCATGTTTCAGATCCTGAAAGATATGGGGTTGTAGAATTTGATAAAGAATTTACGGCAGTTTCTATCGAAGAGAAACCTGAAGTACCAAAATCAAATTATGCAGTTCCGGGACTTTATTTCTACGATAATTCAGTGGTTGAAATCGCAAAAAATATTGAACCATCTGCACGTGGGGAATACGAAATTACAGATATAAATAAAGTATATCTAGAACAAGGAAAACTTAAAGTGGGTATTTTGAGTAGAGGAACAGCTTGGTTGGATACAGGAACATTCAATAGTTTAATGCAAGCGGGTCAATTTGTTCAAGTTATCGAAGAACGTCAAGGATTAAAAGTAGGATGTATTGAAGAAATAGCTTGGCGTCAAGGTTTTATCTCTGATGTTCAGTTAAAGGAATTAGCCTTGCCTCTTAAAAAGTCAGGTTATGGAGAATACCTATTGAGCCTTTTAAAACATTCATAGGTTTTTCTTGTTAGTGTTTTGTTAAGAAAAAACATCTGATAGTTACAATAAATGCATTGTAATGCTTCAATTTGAAAAAGTTTGCTGAAAATTGGTTAATTTTGGTCAGGTTTTAATGAAAAATTAGTAGTTAATGAAGAAATATTCAAGTTTAGAAAAAAAAGTAACTAAACTTAGTCAAAGGCTGAAATTTGATAATTTAAGTTATCTACCAAGGTGGATAATTGTAATTATCGATTTTGTGGTCTTGATTGGAGCGTTTTTTATGACCTTTCTTTTATTTAAAGGGATGGGGTTACGATATGTGCAGGTAGATTCAATTTTTTTATATTTTGGAACTTTCCTGACAGTAAACGTATTTTTCTTTTGGTTGTTTAGAACCTATTCAGGAATCATCAGGCATTCGTCATATATTGATGCCGTAAAATTACTATTTTCACAAACGTCCTTATTAATCGTCTTTTTGGCTTTTAACTATACGCATCTTTTGATTTATGGGTATAAGGCTTTTTTGAATACTTCTCTATTTATAAATGTAGTCATATCGTTTTGTGGCTTGTTTTTGTACCGTGTGGTTGTAAAACAGACATTCGAATTGTATTTCACAGTGCAGAGTAAAGACGCTTTGACAAAAGCTATCATTTATGGAGCTGATGCTAACGCAATATCGGTTGCTAATGCGCTTAAATTAGAATCACCTTTGCGTTTTAAAATTGTTGGTTTTATAGATAAGAACAAAGGTAATGGTACCAAGCGAATTTTAGATTTACCTATTTTCGCTCAGAAGAAAAAAATACCAACAGTAATGCGTAGCCAAGGAGCGCAAGGATTAATTATTGCTGACAAAAGTTTGTCAAAGCAAGAGCAAATGGCGATTGTTGATCAGTGTTTGGAGTACAACTTAAAAGTATTTACTGTTCCAGCAATTTCGGATTGGGAAAACCAAAAAGAAATTTCGAGAAAAGTGAAGAAAATACAAATTGAAGATTTACTGAATAGAAATCCGATTGTATTAGATAACAAATTGATTTCGAGTCAGCTTAAGGATAAAAATGTTTTAATTACAGGTGCGGCGGGTTCTATTGGTAGCGAAATTGCGCGTCAAGTGTTAGGTTTTTCTCCAAAGCGCTTGATTATTTTGGACCAAGCCGAGACACCGTTGCATAATTTGAATTTAGAAATTGAAGTTTTAAAACCAAAGTCTAAAATTAAATCGGTAATTGCTGATATTAGAAACAAAGATAGCATTACGGCTGTTTTTGAAAAATATAGTCCGCATGTAGTATTTCATGCCGCTGCGTACAAGCACGTTCCATTGATGGAGAGCAATCCAAATCAGGCAATCCAAACAAACGTAGAAGGAACTAAAAACTTAGCAGATCTTTCTTGTCAATTTGGAGTTCAGAAATTTGTTATGATTTCTACAGATAAGGCAGTTAACCCGAGTAACGTAATGGGAGCGAGTAAACGTATTGCAGAGAAATATGTGCAATCCTTACATTTGAAAAATCTAAGCTTGGGAGAAAGTACGACCAAATTTATTACCACTCGCTTTGGAAATGTTTTGGGTTCGAATGGATCTGTTGTACCACTTTTCACAAAACAAATTGCCGAAGGTGGTCCAATTACAGTAACGCATCGCGATATCATCCGATATTTTATGACTATTCCTGAAGCCTGCCAATTGGTATTAGAAGCAGGTGCAATGGGGAATGGTGGTGAAATCTACATTTTTGATATGGGTAAACCAGTTAAGATTATTGATTTGGCGTACAAAATGATAAAATTGGCTGGATTTATACCAGACAAAGATATCGAAGTCAAAGAAATTGGACTTCGTCCTGGTGAAAAGTTATATGAAGAGTTATTGAATGATACTTCCAAAACGTTGCCTACGTATCATGAGAAAATAATGATAGCTGAAGAAATTCAAGAGGAATATGAAGGATTACATTGTTCAATAAGCTCCTTGATCGAAATTTCAAAGACTTCAGATAAAGAAGATATTGTTCGAATGATGAAACAAATTGTTCCAGAATTCAAAAGTATGAATTCTGATTATGAGATGTTGGATGTGAAAAAGGCTGTTGATTGTTAGGGAGATAGATATCTTATATTTTTTAAAACATGAAAAATAAAATAAAAAAGTTTGTTGAGATTCGTTTCAATAAACTTTTTTATTTTAGATGAGTTTTTAGTAAAAGTGCAAAGCAAATGTACTTTTTATAAAAGTTCTAAAACGCAAAGAATTCGTTGTTTTTAATGATTTCTTTCAATGGATTCAAATCCTTTAATTGAACTTTGTCCTCAAAAGAAGCTACGTGTTTGGCGTGATGAACATCTGAACCTGCAAAATCATACAAACCCAATTGTAGCAGCTCCTCGGCTATTAACGCCACTTGCTTTCCGTAATATCCGGTAACAGAAAGTAGATTGAGCTGAAAACGACAACCCGCTTTTTTTAGTTTATGGTATTCTTGAATGGAGTTATGGTAAAATAAGTATCTCTCCGGATGAGCTAAAACAGGTATATACCCTGCCACTTGCAAGTCAAAAAGAATACTGTAAAGTTGAATTGGTGCATTGATGTACGACATTTCTACCAATACATAGTTATCCTTCAAAGTCAATAAATTGTTAGCTTGGACTAGCTGATTAAAATGATCGTCCATAAAATACTCAGTAGCAACTTTTAGCGGTACCTCGCAAGCGTGACTTTTCAGGTATTGCACTGTTTCCAAATGTTTTGCTTCAATTTGTTCACGAGTATTCTCCCATACATGTTGTATGATGTGCGGTGTAGTAATAAATTGTGAAAAACCAAGTTGTTTGAGCTGTTGAACTAAATCTAATGTTTCTTCAAATGTCTTAGATCCGTCATCGATACCTGGCAAGAGGTGAGAATGTATGTCAATAAAGTGATCCGGAATTAAATCCTTCAATGGTATTTTTTTTTTCGAAAAGAAAAGCATGGGGTCTTTTTTTAATTACTTTACAAAGTACGCTATTTTAAAGCAATACTTAAAGTTTTCTACTGTTATTCGAACTTAGAAATAAGTATATTTGTTCACAACATTAAAAATCGGACTCAAATTGAATTACAAAATACCCTTTAATTTGAGTAATTATACCAGTTAATGAATACAACAGAAAATAATACCACTGCCTGGTTATTTGAAATCAAGCCCAAAAGCAGTTTTTTTACTTTAAACCTAAAAGAAGTCTGGCAGTACCGTGATTTGCTGTATTTGTTTGTACGTCGTGATATTGTGACGATATACAAACAAACCATTCTTGGGCCACTTTGGTATTTGATTCAGCCGTTGTTTACCAGTGTAACTTTTACTATAGTCTTTAATAATTTGGCCGGAATAAGTACAGGTGAAGTTCCTCCTTTCTTGTTCAATTTGGCCAGTATTACAATTTGGAATTATTTTTCATCCTGTCTTACAGGAACTTCGAATACTTTTGCAAACAATGCTGGAATCTTTGGAAAGGTGTATTTTCCGAGAATGATTGCTCCTTTAACCGTTGTCATATCGAACCTAGTACGATTCTTAATTCAGGTGGCTATATTTTTTGGATTTTCGGCCTATTTTTATAGTGAAGGTGCTCAAATTTCATTCAACCAGTGGACCATTTTATTACCATTTGTAGTTGCGCTTATGGGAGTTTTGGGATTGGGATTAGGAATGATCATCTCATCAATGGTTACAAAATATCGTGATTTGAATTACTTAATTGGTTTTGGAATTCAACTCTTGATGTATGTTTCGGGTGTATTCTATCCCATGAGTTTAATTCAATCTAAAATGCCAGAGTACGCATGGATAATACAATACAATCCTGTGGCATATATCATCGAAACGTCGCGCTATATGTTAATGAGTGTTGGTGAATTGCCACTTTACGGAATGTTGTATACAACCGTTTTGACGTTTATCATATTTATAGTAGGCGTACTTTTATTCAATAGAACAGAAAAGAGTTTTATAGATACTATATAATTTTATAGTAAGACAAAAGAGTTTATTTGCTCTGTTGGTGCACTATTATAAACCAGATTTTTTTAAAATATAAAGCTCTAATACGTGAGCGCATTATAAGCATGAAGGACGTTATATTAAAGGTCGAAAATATTTCAAAACAGTATCGGTTGGGTCTTGTGGGTACAGGTACCTTGATGCATGATATCAATCGATGGTGGTATAAAATCAGAGGAAAAGAAGATCCATATCTAAAAATAGGAGAGACTAATGATCGTGCAACCAAAGGGCAAAGTGATTATGTATGGGCTCTGAAAGATATCAATTTTGAAATAGAACGAGGAGAAGTTGTTGGAATCATTGGAAAAAATGGTGCTGGAAAATCTACTCTTTTAAAATTGTTATCACGTGTTACAGCACCCACAACCGGAAGTGTGAAATTTGGAGGGAGAGTAGCCTCTTTACTTGAAGTTGGTACGGGTTTTAATGGCGAAATGACAGGTAAGGAGAATATCTATCTTAACGGTGCCATTCTTGGAATGACAAAAAAAGAAATCACCTCAAAGCTTGACGAAATTATTGAATTCTCGGGCTGCGAGCGTTACATAGATACACCTGTAAAGCGATACAGTAGCGGAATGTACGTACGATTGGCTTTTGCAGTAGCGGCTTTTTTGGAACCTGAAATTCTAATTGTAGATGAGGTTTTGGCAGTAGGTGATGCTGAATTTCAAAAGAAAGCTATTGGAAAGATGCAGGATATATCAAAGAAAGGTGGAAGGACTGTGCTGTTTGTTAGTCATAATATGGCGGCGGTGAAAAGTTTTTGTACTCGT encodes the following:
- the rfbA gene encoding glucose-1-phosphate thymidylyltransferase RfbA; the protein is MKGIILAGGSGTRLHPLTLAVSKQMMPVYDKPMIYYPLSTIMSAGINEILIISTPHDLPNFKKLLGNGSTLGCKFTYAEQAIPNGLAQAFVIGEEFIGNDSVALVLGDNIFFGSNMKELLQANRNPEGGVVFAYHVSDPERYGVVEFDKEFTAVSIEEKPEVPKSNYAVPGLYFYDNSVVEIAKNIEPSARGEYEITDINKVYLEQGKLKVGILSRGTAWLDTGTFNSLMQAGQFVQVIEERQGLKVGCIEEIAWRQGFISDVQLKELALPLKKSGYGEYLLSLLKHS
- a CDS encoding ABC transporter ATP-binding protein; its protein translation is MKDVILKVENISKQYRLGLVGTGTLMHDINRWWYKIRGKEDPYLKIGETNDRATKGQSDYVWALKDINFEIERGEVVGIIGKNGAGKSTLLKLLSRVTAPTTGSVKFGGRVASLLEVGTGFNGEMTGKENIYLNGAILGMTKKEITSKLDEIIEFSGCERYIDTPVKRYSSGMYVRLAFAVAAFLEPEILIVDEVLAVGDAEFQKKAIGKMQDISKKGGRTVLFVSHNMAAVKSFCTRGIVMEQGQVVYDGSIVSAVSNYLSGESESLNHKKFGPDYDFEYFKLHEIFINPKSRTADDALDEDHEIEINTKIFIKKNAERLHLTYVLKGDDGSALFTFSNVSSNLKLINGENNLKCIFPKGFLNIGNYFMDFFLIEDSKRSLFSESDIMSFTVQEGFREIGSWLGKEPGFIKPIFKWEEI
- a CDS encoding tyrosine-protein phosphatase, translating into MLFFSKKKIPLKDLIPDHFIDIHSHLLPGIDDGSKTFEETLDLVQQLKQLGFSQFITTPHIIQHVWENTREQIEAKHLETVQYLKSHACEVPLKVATEYFMDDHFNQLVQANNLLTLKDNYVLVEMSYINAPIQLYSILFDLQVAGYIPVLAHPERYLFYHNSIQEYHKLKKAGCRFQLNLLSVTGYYGKQVALIAEELLQLGLYDFAGSDVHHAKHVASFEDKVQLKDLNPLKEIIKNNEFFAF
- a CDS encoding ABC transporter permease produces the protein MNTTENNTTAWLFEIKPKSSFFTLNLKEVWQYRDLLYLFVRRDIVTIYKQTILGPLWYLIQPLFTSVTFTIVFNNLAGISTGEVPPFLFNLASITIWNYFSSCLTGTSNTFANNAGIFGKVYFPRMIAPLTVVISNLVRFLIQVAIFFGFSAYFYSEGAQISFNQWTILLPFVVALMGVLGLGLGMIISSMVTKYRDLNYLIGFGIQLLMYVSGVFYPMSLIQSKMPEYAWIIQYNPVAYIIETSRYMLMSVGELPLYGMLYTTVLTFIIFIVGVLLFNRTEKSFIDTI
- a CDS encoding polysaccharide biosynthesis protein, encoding MKKYSSLEKKVTKLSQRLKFDNLSYLPRWIIVIIDFVVLIGAFFMTFLLFKGMGLRYVQVDSIFLYFGTFLTVNVFFFWLFRTYSGIIRHSSYIDAVKLLFSQTSLLIVFLAFNYTHLLIYGYKAFLNTSLFINVVISFCGLFLYRVVVKQTFELYFTVQSKDALTKAIIYGADANAISVANALKLESPLRFKIVGFIDKNKGNGTKRILDLPIFAQKKKIPTVMRSQGAQGLIIADKSLSKQEQMAIVDQCLEYNLKVFTVPAISDWENQKEISRKVKKIQIEDLLNRNPIVLDNKLISSQLKDKNVLITGAAGSIGSEIARQVLGFSPKRLIILDQAETPLHNLNLEIEVLKPKSKIKSVIADIRNKDSITAVFEKYSPHVVFHAAAYKHVPLMESNPNQAIQTNVEGTKNLADLSCQFGVQKFVMISTDKAVNPSNVMGASKRIAEKYVQSLHLKNLSLGESTTKFITTRFGNVLGSNGSVVPLFTKQIAEGGPITVTHRDIIRYFMTIPEACQLVLEAGAMGNGGEIYIFDMGKPVKIIDLAYKMIKLAGFIPDKDIEVKEIGLRPGEKLYEELLNDTSKTLPTYHEKIMIAEEIQEEYEGLHCSISSLIEISKTSDKEDIVRMMKQIVPEFKSMNSDYEMLDVKKAVDC